Proteins encoded within one genomic window of Micromonospora halotolerans:
- a CDS encoding alpha-amylase, whose product MHRRRCRAAALALGLAASLLVPTTVAAPPAAAATPGSKKVIVQLFEWNWTSVAGECTSTLGPKGYGYVQVSPPQEHVRGNQWWVAYQPVSYRIESRKGTRAQFQAMVNTCHNAGVKVIVDAVVNHMSDQDNGGTGWAGSGFGHYDYPGTYSSQDFHYCGRNGNNDIANYGDRYEVQNCELVNLADLKTESDYVRTRLAAYLNDLLSLGVDGFRLDASKHMPAADIAAIRGKLSRSAYLVQEVIYGAGEPIQPTEYTGNGDVHEFRYGKDLARMFNSERLAYLRNFGESWGYLPGGSAVVFTDNHDTQRDGGVLTYRDRGEYALANAFMLAWPYGTPAVMSSYTFSNKDQGPPSDASNRTSNTTCYAGWECEHRWRVIANMVGFANATQGAAVANWYDNGWQHIAFSRAGRGYLTINDEDAAISGRSYYTGLPAGRYCDVIHGDFSNGSCSGPVITVDANGWFAATVNAHDAVAVHVGAKLS is encoded by the coding sequence ATGCATCGACGTCGATGCCGCGCGGCTGCCCTCGCCCTGGGCCTGGCCGCCAGCCTGCTCGTCCCCACCACCGTGGCGGCTCCCCCGGCCGCCGCGGCCACCCCCGGCAGCAAGAAGGTCATCGTCCAGCTCTTCGAGTGGAACTGGACCTCGGTGGCCGGCGAGTGCACCAGCACCCTCGGCCCGAAGGGCTACGGCTACGTCCAGGTCTCCCCGCCGCAGGAGCACGTCCGCGGCAACCAGTGGTGGGTGGCCTACCAGCCGGTCAGCTACCGGATCGAGTCCCGCAAGGGCACCCGCGCCCAGTTCCAGGCGATGGTGAACACCTGCCACAACGCCGGTGTGAAGGTCATCGTCGACGCCGTGGTCAACCACATGTCCGATCAGGACAACGGCGGCACCGGGTGGGCCGGCAGCGGCTTCGGCCACTACGACTACCCCGGCACCTACTCCAGCCAGGACTTCCACTACTGCGGCCGCAACGGCAACAACGACATCGCCAACTACGGCGACCGGTACGAGGTGCAGAACTGCGAGTTGGTCAACCTCGCCGACCTGAAGACCGAGTCGGACTACGTACGCACCCGGCTGGCCGCGTACCTCAACGACCTGCTCTCGCTCGGGGTCGACGGCTTCCGGCTGGACGCCAGCAAGCACATGCCGGCCGCGGACATCGCCGCGATCAGGGGGAAGCTGTCCCGCTCGGCGTACCTGGTGCAGGAGGTCATCTACGGAGCCGGCGAGCCGATCCAGCCGACCGAGTACACCGGCAACGGCGACGTGCACGAGTTCCGGTACGGCAAGGACCTGGCCCGGATGTTCAACAGCGAGCGGCTGGCGTACCTGCGGAACTTCGGCGAGTCCTGGGGCTACCTGCCCGGCGGCTCGGCGGTGGTCTTCACCGACAACCACGACACCCAGCGCGACGGCGGCGTGCTGACCTACCGCGACCGCGGCGAGTACGCCCTCGCGAACGCCTTCATGCTCGCCTGGCCGTACGGCACCCCGGCGGTGATGTCGAGCTACACGTTCAGCAACAAGGACCAGGGACCGCCCTCGGACGCCAGCAACCGGACGTCGAACACCACCTGCTACGCGGGCTGGGAGTGCGAGCACCGCTGGCGGGTGATCGCCAACATGGTCGGCTTCGCCAACGCCACCCAGGGCGCCGCCGTCGCCAACTGGTACGACAACGGCTGGCAGCACATCGCTTTCAGCCGGGCCGGCAGGGGCTACCTGACCATCAACGACGAGGACGCCGCGATCAGCGGCCGCTCCTACTACACGGGCCTGCCGGCCGGCCGCTACTGCGACGTCATCCACGGCGACTTCAGCAACGGCTCGTGCAGCGGCCCGGTGATCACCGTGGACGCCAACGGCTGGTTCGCCGCCACCGTCAACGCCCACGACGCGGTGGCCGTCCACGTCGGCGCGAAGCTGTCCTGA
- a CDS encoding NADH-ubiquinone oxidoreductase-F iron-sulfur binding region domain-containing protein, with protein MMRTTVPPVACVGEPRLTAGFAEFGRLDLLAHEEVHGPIGPVEPAALLRLAEAIDLKGKGGAGFPFARKLRAVLESCERQDLAAVVVVNASEGEPASWKDKVLLTRAPHLILDGAALAAYALDAEEIVIGVADDDVGRPSLTEALQERRMPVPTTIVTVPHRFISGEGGALVNGINGLPHIPPGTKKRSSDSGVNGLPTLLSNAETYAQLAVAARIGPYEYAALGTDDEPGTVLLTVTGAAKRPAVVECAAGTPLREILELCEVPDGPGILMGGYHGKWITPEAADRAEVSRKGLAAVGGTLGAGIIVPLARDTCPLGEAAQVVRYLAGESAGQCGPCKMGLPDLARAVDLAVSGSAPIEVVRAAAGDVKGRGACSHPDGTARFALSAMEVFAEDLRLHATGEGCGKRVKGVMGLPGAPDANPRKLTLDWSRCDGHGLCAHVVPDFIRLDGNGYPAFPATPVPTWLREGALKAVKVCPELALRLVKAE; from the coding sequence GTGATGCGCACGACCGTGCCGCCGGTGGCCTGCGTCGGCGAGCCCCGGCTCACCGCCGGCTTCGCCGAGTTCGGCCGGCTCGACCTGCTCGCCCACGAGGAGGTGCACGGCCCGATCGGGCCCGTGGAGCCGGCCGCCCTGCTCCGGCTGGCCGAGGCCATCGACCTCAAGGGCAAGGGCGGGGCCGGCTTCCCGTTCGCCCGCAAGCTGCGCGCGGTGCTGGAGTCCTGCGAGCGGCAGGACCTCGCCGCCGTGGTGGTGGTCAACGCCAGCGAGGGGGAGCCGGCGAGCTGGAAGGACAAGGTGCTGCTCACCCGGGCCCCGCACCTCATCCTGGACGGCGCCGCGCTGGCCGCGTACGCGCTGGACGCCGAGGAGATCGTGATCGGGGTGGCCGACGACGACGTGGGCCGGCCCTCGCTCACCGAGGCGTTGCAGGAGCGGCGGATGCCGGTGCCGACCACCATCGTCACCGTGCCGCACCGGTTCATCTCCGGCGAGGGCGGCGCCCTGGTCAACGGGATCAACGGGCTGCCGCACATCCCGCCGGGCACCAAGAAGCGGTCCAGCGACTCGGGGGTGAACGGCCTGCCCACGCTGCTCTCCAACGCCGAGACGTACGCCCAGCTCGCGGTCGCCGCCCGGATCGGCCCGTACGAGTACGCGGCGCTCGGCACCGACGACGAGCCGGGCACCGTGCTGCTCACCGTCACCGGGGCGGCGAAGCGGCCGGCCGTGGTGGAGTGCGCGGCCGGCACGCCGCTGCGGGAGATCCTGGAGCTCTGCGAGGTGCCCGACGGGCCGGGCATCCTCATGGGCGGCTACCACGGCAAGTGGATCACCCCGGAGGCGGCGGACCGGGCGGAGGTCTCCCGCAAGGGGCTCGCCGCGGTCGGCGGCACCCTGGGCGCCGGCATCATCGTGCCGCTGGCCCGGGACACCTGCCCGCTCGGCGAGGCCGCCCAGGTGGTCCGCTACCTGGCCGGCGAGTCCGCCGGGCAGTGCGGCCCGTGCAAGATGGGCCTGCCCGACCTGGCCCGCGCCGTCGACCTGGCCGTCTCCGGCAGCGCGCCGATCGAGGTGGTCCGCGCGGCGGCCGGAGACGTGAAGGGGCGCGGCGCGTGCAGCCACCCCGACGGCACCGCCCGGTTCGCGCTCTCCGCCATGGAGGTGTTCGCCGAGGACCTGCGGCTGCACGCCACCGGCGAGGGCTGCGGCAAGCGGGTCAAGGGCGTCATGGGCCTGCCCGGCGCGCCCGACGCCAACCCCCGGAAGCTCACCCTCGACTGGTCCCGCTGCGACGGGCACGGCCTCTGCGCCCACGTGGTGCCGGACTTCATCCGGCTCGACGGCAACGGTTACCCCGCCTTCCCCGCCACCCCGGTGCCGACCTGGCTGCGGGAGGGCGCGCTCAAGGCCGTCAAGGTCTGTCCCGAACTCGCGCTCCGGCTGGTCAAGGCCGAGTAG
- a CDS encoding redoxin domain-containing protein → MRPRTARRLVTAAALAAALPGAASCAVGPERATPVGAVAPAPAASASPAAPVVPARVPETLSFTAKTLDGTAFSAAALAGKPVVLWFWAPWCATCASQAWTVAEIAPKYRDTVPIVGVAGLGEQKAMKEFVSEFELAGTPQLDDRSGALWRRFEVVEQSTFVVVDRDGRVVHQGFLDGESLTRQVDALARG, encoded by the coding sequence ATGCGCCCACGTACCGCCCGTCGACTGGTCACCGCCGCCGCGCTGGCCGCCGCCCTGCCCGGCGCCGCGTCCTGCGCGGTCGGGCCGGAACGGGCCACCCCGGTCGGCGCGGTGGCTCCCGCACCGGCCGCGTCCGCGTCGCCGGCCGCCCCGGTGGTGCCGGCCCGGGTGCCGGAGACGCTGTCGTTCACCGCGAAGACCCTCGACGGTACGGCGTTCTCCGCCGCCGCCCTGGCCGGGAAGCCGGTGGTGCTCTGGTTCTGGGCGCCCTGGTGCGCCACCTGCGCCAGCCAGGCGTGGACGGTCGCCGAGATCGCCCCGAAGTACCGGGACACCGTGCCCATCGTCGGCGTCGCCGGGCTGGGCGAGCAGAAGGCCATGAAGGAGTTCGTCAGCGAGTTCGAGCTGGCCGGCACCCCCCAGCTCGACGACCGGTCCGGCGCGCTGTGGCGCCGGTTCGAGGTGGTCGAGCAGAGCACCTTCGTGGTCGTGGACCGCGACGGCCGGGTCGTCCACCAGGGCTTCCTCGACGGCGAGTCACTCACCCGGCAGGTCGACGCGCTGGCCCGGGGATGA
- a CDS encoding cytochrome c biogenesis CcdA family protein produces the protein MTGGLLLALTAGMLAAVNPCGFAMLPAYLSLLVAGPADGRGAVGRALTATAGLTLGYALVFGAFGLAVAPLADWLRPRLPWLTVTLGVLLALAGCWLLAGRRLPAPRPFARAPRLTRTWPAMVLFGAAYALTSLTCSIAPFLAIVVTSLRAGSPLRGLALFGAYAIGMGLVVGVAALGVALLRGRLVAGLRGAGAWVPRLSGLVLLVAGGYVAWYGWYEVRLAQGRHDAFGDPVVLAAARLQQALVRAVDTAGPALLAAVLVLLLAAGLRWRRRRGPDEPAPAARQAVSGPG, from the coding sequence ATGACCGGGGGACTGCTGCTCGCGCTGACCGCGGGCATGCTCGCCGCGGTCAACCCGTGCGGCTTCGCCATGCTGCCCGCGTACCTGTCGCTGCTGGTCGCCGGCCCCGCCGACGGTCGCGGCGCGGTCGGCCGCGCGCTCACCGCCACGGCCGGGCTGACCCTCGGGTACGCGCTGGTCTTCGGCGCCTTCGGACTGGCCGTCGCGCCCCTCGCAGACTGGCTGCGCCCCCGGCTGCCCTGGCTGACCGTGACCCTCGGCGTGCTGCTGGCGCTGGCCGGCTGCTGGCTGCTCGCCGGCCGGCGGCTGCCCGCCCCGCGCCCGTTCGCCCGGGCGCCCCGGCTCACCCGCACCTGGCCGGCCATGGTCCTGTTCGGGGCGGCGTACGCGCTGACCTCGCTGACCTGCTCCATCGCGCCGTTCCTGGCGATCGTGGTGACCAGCCTGCGGGCCGGCTCGCCGCTGCGCGGGCTGGCGCTCTTCGGCGCGTACGCGATCGGGATGGGCCTGGTGGTCGGGGTGGCCGCGCTCGGCGTGGCGCTGCTGCGCGGCCGGCTGGTGGCCGGGCTGCGCGGCGCGGGCGCGTGGGTGCCCCGCCTCAGCGGCCTGGTGCTCCTGGTCGCCGGCGGCTACGTCGCCTGGTACGGCTGGTACGAGGTGCGCCTCGCCCAGGGCCGCCACGACGCCTTCGGCGACCCGGTCGTGCTGGCCGCCGCCCGCCTGCAGCAGGCCCTGGTCCGCGCGGTGGACACGGCCGGCCCGGCCCTGCTCGCGGCCGTGCTGGTGCTGCTGCTGGCGGCCGGCCTGCGGTGGCGACGACGGCGGGGCCCGGACGAGCCGGCCCCCGCCGCGCGTCAGGCCGTCAGCGGACCGGGGTGA
- the serS gene encoding serine--tRNA ligase yields the protein MLDMELIRKDREAVATALAKRLDPAEANRALDDIQRLDQERRALITEIDAERQRRKAEARAYAEAKRTGVTPEPVAPEAERKQLAELESQLDEVQSRLRTTMSELPNLPADDVVAGGKEANRVVRTFGEPPAVEKVRDHVELSRALGLVDHERGVKLGGSGFWMYTGLGARLEWALVNWLIEQNIQAGYEFLLPPHLLLDSAGFAAGQFPKFYDDVYHLDKQSAPRGQFLLPTAETAILGAFQDEILETAKLPLKAFAYTPCYRREAAGSHSDERGTVRGHQFNKVEIFQFTLPEQAGTALEAMVGHVEGLVEKLGLHFQTSLLAAGDSSAAMKKTLDVEVWMPSTGKYKEVSSVSWGGDYQARRAAIRYREPGGKQTRFVHTLNGSALATSRLFPAILEQFQQPDGSVVVPEVLRDKLGTDLLTPVR from the coding sequence ATGCTCGACATGGAGTTGATCCGGAAGGATCGCGAGGCGGTGGCGACCGCGCTGGCGAAGCGTCTGGATCCCGCCGAGGCCAACCGGGCGCTGGACGACATCCAGCGGCTCGACCAGGAACGCCGTGCCCTCATCACGGAGATCGACGCCGAGCGGCAGCGGCGCAAGGCCGAGGCGCGGGCGTACGCGGAGGCGAAGCGGACCGGCGTCACGCCGGAGCCGGTCGCGCCGGAGGCCGAGCGCAAGCAGCTCGCCGAGCTGGAGTCCCAGCTGGACGAGGTGCAGTCCCGGCTGCGCACCACCATGAGCGAGCTGCCCAACCTGCCCGCCGACGACGTGGTCGCCGGTGGCAAGGAGGCCAACCGGGTGGTCCGCACCTTCGGCGAGCCGCCGGCCGTCGAGAAGGTCCGGGACCACGTGGAGCTGAGCCGGGCGCTCGGTCTGGTCGACCACGAGCGCGGGGTGAAGCTCGGCGGCTCCGGTTTCTGGATGTACACGGGCCTCGGCGCCCGGCTGGAGTGGGCGCTGGTCAACTGGCTGATCGAGCAGAACATCCAGGCCGGCTACGAGTTCCTGCTCCCGCCGCACCTGCTGCTGGACAGCGCCGGCTTCGCGGCCGGGCAGTTCCCGAAGTTCTACGACGACGTCTACCACCTGGACAAGCAGTCCGCCCCGCGCGGCCAGTTCCTGCTGCCCACGGCGGAGACGGCGATCCTCGGCGCGTTCCAGGACGAGATCCTGGAGACCGCGAAGCTGCCGCTGAAGGCGTTCGCCTACACCCCGTGCTACCGGCGCGAGGCGGCCGGCTCGCACTCCGACGAGCGCGGCACGGTGCGCGGCCACCAGTTCAACAAGGTGGAGATCTTCCAGTTCACCCTGCCGGAGCAGGCGGGCACCGCGCTGGAGGCCATGGTCGGCCACGTGGAGGGTCTGGTCGAGAAGCTGGGCCTGCACTTCCAGACCAGCCTGCTCGCGGCCGGCGACTCCAGCGCCGCCATGAAGAAGACCCTCGACGTCGAGGTCTGGATGCCGAGCACCGGCAAGTACAAGGAGGTGTCGTCGGTCTCCTGGGGCGGCGACTACCAGGCCCGCCGGGCCGCCATCCGCTACCGGGAGCCGGGCGGCAAGCAGACCCGCTTCGTGCACACCCTCAACGGGTCGGCGCTGGCCACCAGCCGGCTCTTCCCGGCCATCCTGGAGCAGTTCCAGCAGCCCGACGGCTCGGTCGTGGTGCCCGAGGTGCTCCGCGACAAGCTCGGCACGGACCTGCTCACCCCGGTCCGCTGA
- a CDS encoding amidase, whose translation MTALHELSAIECARLIRAGSVTSVEVTGHHLDRIRRLDPELGAFVTVTEDLALRQAEEADAVLRAVGPGGVGALHGVPIALKDNLDVEDVLTGWGSAERDDEAVGDDNVVARLRRAHLPILGKTHLPEFALPCYTENLVGGDTANPWRSSFSPGGSSGGSAAAVSAGLAPLALGTDAGGSVRIPASCCGLVGVRPSNGAVSNGPSDPAPTGLSVPGVLARDALDASALLDVVAGAMAGDLTAARSWSDPGRRLRIGLTTDPMVPELVVAQECAAAAEKLAVSLQESGHELVRVDLGQDVAVAAAFRDVWSVVATSFEVDDEDNLTPFTRWLREQGRMVSGARLHECLTLFRGVARMLEDMVFGTVDLLVTPTLGRPPQARGAFRRARDEEENFQAMTRFMPFTPMYNIAGMPAVSVPVSVVDGLPVGAMLGGPYGSERRILREVAEVQARAGATTGLAPGWA comes from the coding sequence GTGACCGCGCTGCACGAGCTGTCCGCGATCGAGTGCGCCCGGCTGATCCGGGCCGGGTCGGTGACCTCGGTCGAGGTGACCGGGCACCACCTGGACCGGATCCGGCGGCTGGACCCCGAGCTGGGCGCCTTCGTGACGGTCACCGAGGACCTCGCGCTCCGCCAGGCGGAGGAGGCGGACGCGGTGCTCCGCGCGGTGGGTCCGGGCGGCGTCGGCGCCCTGCACGGGGTGCCGATCGCGCTGAAGGACAACCTCGACGTCGAGGACGTGCTCACCGGGTGGGGCTCGGCGGAGCGGGACGACGAGGCGGTGGGCGACGACAACGTGGTGGCCCGGTTGCGCCGGGCGCACCTGCCCATCCTGGGCAAGACGCACCTGCCCGAGTTCGCCCTCCCCTGCTACACGGAGAATCTCGTGGGCGGGGACACGGCGAACCCCTGGCGGTCCAGCTTCTCACCCGGTGGCTCCAGCGGCGGTTCGGCCGCGGCGGTCAGCGCTGGTCTGGCGCCGCTGGCCCTCGGCACCGACGCGGGCGGCTCGGTGCGCATCCCGGCCTCCTGCTGCGGGCTCGTGGGGGTGCGCCCCAGCAACGGCGCCGTGAGCAACGGGCCCTCGGATCCCGCGCCCACCGGCCTGTCGGTGCCGGGGGTGCTGGCCCGGGACGCGCTCGACGCGTCCGCCCTGCTGGACGTGGTCGCCGGCGCCATGGCCGGGGACCTGACCGCCGCTCGCTCGTGGTCCGACCCGGGGCGACGTCTCCGGATCGGGTTGACCACCGACCCGATGGTTCCGGAGCTGGTGGTGGCGCAGGAGTGCGCGGCCGCCGCGGAGAAGCTGGCCGTGAGCCTGCAGGAGTCGGGGCACGAGCTGGTCCGGGTGGACCTGGGCCAGGACGTGGCGGTGGCCGCGGCCTTCCGGGACGTGTGGTCGGTGGTCGCCACCTCCTTCGAGGTCGACGACGAGGACAACCTCACCCCGTTCACCCGCTGGCTGCGGGAGCAGGGGCGGATGGTGAGCGGCGCGCGCCTGCACGAGTGCCTGACCCTGTTCCGCGGGGTGGCCCGGATGCTGGAGGACATGGTCTTCGGCACGGTGGACCTGCTGGTCACGCCGACGCTCGGCCGGCCACCGCAGGCCCGCGGGGCGTTCCGCCGGGCCCGCGACGAGGAGGAGAACTTCCAGGCCATGACGCGGTTCATGCCGTTCACGCCGATGTACAACATCGCCGGGATGCCGGCGGTCAGCGTGCCGGTCAGCGTGGTGGACGGGCTGCCCGTCGGCGCGATGCTGGGCGGCCCGTACGGCAGCGAGCGGCGGATCCTGCGCGAGGTGGCCGAGGTGCAGGCCCGGGCGGGCGCCACGACCGGGCTCGCACCGGGGTGGGCGTGA
- a CDS encoding acyl-CoA dehydrogenase family protein yields MTATTVRAETAAEADLNFDQIPRSVQRFVDEVREFAQGVLAPRAVRLDQQAAEEFDWEVIQAGHDIGLTRALLPRELGGLGVGVLGLAMAMEELAAADPGIALAFGATMLGQTPVLLTGDPDLQQRYLSDFAGPRAILACNAVAEEEAGSDLVIPQHFPDARMRTTLRRDGDGYRLNGHKRFITNGAVATFSAVYANLEGHPGATGLTCVIVPLDAPGVRRGDVLDKMGYRNCLGSELWFDDVHVPARDVVGGECQGAAINVAQGNMARSSVAAISTGIARHALDMAVHWAGERVQGGKLLRDHQMTARRLADMAVNVDAARLLYQRAAVKVDTQLPAPEREPAMAKLFADRVAIETASTAVALMGSRGYMRSYGLEKVLRDSFGTRIFEGTPEALALAITDCLYRDDDDDDF; encoded by the coding sequence GTGACGGCGACCACCGTACGGGCGGAGACCGCCGCCGAGGCGGACCTGAACTTCGACCAGATCCCCCGGTCGGTCCAGCGGTTCGTGGACGAGGTCCGCGAGTTCGCCCAGGGCGTTCTCGCGCCGCGCGCCGTGCGGCTCGACCAGCAGGCCGCCGAGGAGTTCGACTGGGAGGTCATCCAGGCCGGGCACGACATCGGGCTGACCCGCGCGCTGCTTCCCCGCGAGCTGGGCGGGCTGGGGGTCGGGGTGCTCGGCCTGGCCATGGCCATGGAGGAGCTGGCCGCCGCCGATCCGGGCATCGCCCTGGCGTTCGGCGCCACCATGCTCGGTCAGACCCCCGTTCTGCTCACCGGCGATCCCGACCTGCAGCAGCGCTACCTGTCCGACTTCGCCGGGCCCCGGGCGATCCTGGCCTGCAACGCGGTCGCCGAGGAGGAGGCGGGCAGCGACCTGGTCATCCCGCAGCACTTCCCGGACGCGCGGATGCGCACGACGCTGCGCCGCGACGGCGACGGCTACCGGCTCAACGGTCACAAGCGGTTCATCACCAACGGCGCCGTCGCGACCTTCTCGGCCGTCTACGCCAACCTTGAGGGTCACCCCGGCGCCACCGGCCTGACCTGCGTCATCGTGCCGCTCGACGCGCCCGGGGTACGCCGCGGCGACGTGCTGGACAAGATGGGCTACCGCAACTGCCTCGGCAGCGAGCTCTGGTTCGACGACGTTCACGTGCCCGCCCGCGACGTGGTGGGCGGCGAGTGCCAGGGCGCCGCCATCAACGTGGCGCAGGGGAACATGGCCCGGTCCTCCGTCGCGGCGATCTCCACGGGCATCGCCCGGCACGCCCTCGACATGGCGGTGCACTGGGCCGGTGAGCGCGTGCAGGGCGGCAAGCTGCTGCGCGACCACCAGATGACCGCGCGCCGCCTGGCCGACATGGCCGTCAACGTGGACGCCGCGCGGCTGCTCTACCAGCGTGCCGCCGTCAAGGTCGACACCCAGCTGCCCGCTCCCGAGCGGGAGCCGGCGATGGCGAAGCTCTTCGCCGACCGGGTGGCCATCGAGACGGCGAGCACGGCCGTCGCGCTCATGGGCTCGCGCGGCTACATGCGGTCCTACGGCCTGGAGAAGGTCCTCCGCGACTCGTTCGGCACCCGGATCTTCGAGGGCACGCCCGAGGCGCTGGCATTGGCGATCACCGACTGCCTCTACCGGGACGACGACGATGACGACTTCTAA
- a CDS encoding SCP2 sterol-binding domain-containing protein, translated as MSVYPDSSTAYAVFGELFTILAADEEFTERLRDADLTLRLVHTKPDCVIHVTPDQVRFGDDAPEDASVTIKMSCDTAHRLWSGTLLMPAAVALGKVRIKGKVAKVLELVPILQPAFDRYPQLVAAQGLVDGAAK; from the coding sequence ATGTCCGTCTACCCAGACTCGTCCACCGCCTACGCGGTCTTCGGCGAGCTGTTCACGATTCTCGCCGCCGACGAGGAGTTCACCGAGCGGCTGCGAGACGCCGACCTGACCCTCCGCCTGGTGCACACCAAGCCGGACTGCGTCATCCACGTCACGCCGGACCAGGTCCGTTTCGGCGACGACGCGCCGGAGGACGCCTCCGTGACCATCAAGATGAGCTGCGACACGGCCCACCGGCTGTGGTCGGGCACCCTGCTGATGCCCGCGGCCGTCGCCCTCGGCAAGGTGCGCATCAAGGGCAAGGTGGCCAAGGTCCTCGAACTGGTGCCGATCCTGCAGCCCGCCTTCGACCGCTACCCGCAGCTCGTCGCGGCGCAGGGCCTGGTGGACGGGGCCGCGAAGTGA
- a CDS encoding ThiF family adenylyltransferase, with product MTGALIDQDVSSPQAARALPPDEFQRIFVDRNRGVVAAEDQARISAARILVAGCGSIGGAAVEPLVRLGFRSLVLADPGSYELTNLNRQNATVDDLGRNKAAVAADRARAINPHVVAEVATDGVTEERVDALLAGVDVVIDGVDVTTRSGLAAKGLLHERARDRGLPLMTGWDMSGTQHVRVYDYRREQRLFGGAVTRRQLDEMPLWELLARLVPARKVPRDLVGLIRRGLHREEFTFPQLVQAADMFGILAATLTVRLVTGRPVPSSATVDVHRLAMPSGERLWDRLRQPVEVAGLLLAMTRGARRRR from the coding sequence ATGACCGGGGCACTGATCGACCAGGACGTCAGCTCGCCGCAGGCGGCGCGGGCCCTGCCGCCCGACGAGTTCCAGCGCATCTTCGTCGACCGCAACCGAGGTGTCGTGGCGGCGGAGGACCAGGCCCGGATCTCCGCCGCCCGGATCCTCGTGGCCGGCTGCGGGTCGATCGGTGGCGCCGCCGTGGAGCCGCTGGTACGCCTCGGCTTCCGCTCCCTGGTGCTGGCCGACCCGGGCAGTTACGAGCTGACGAACCTCAACCGGCAGAACGCCACGGTCGACGACCTGGGCCGGAACAAGGCCGCCGTGGCGGCCGACCGGGCCCGGGCGATCAATCCGCACGTGGTGGCCGAGGTGGCCACGGACGGCGTCACCGAGGAGAGGGTGGACGCGCTGCTCGCCGGCGTCGACGTGGTCATCGACGGCGTGGACGTCACCACCCGTTCGGGGCTCGCGGCGAAGGGCCTGCTGCACGAGCGGGCCCGGGACCGCGGCCTGCCGTTGATGACCGGATGGGACATGTCGGGCACTCAACATGTCCGGGTCTACGACTACCGACGGGAGCAGCGGCTCTTCGGCGGCGCGGTGACCCGGCGGCAGCTCGACGAGATGCCGTTGTGGGAGCTGCTCGCCCGCCTGGTGCCCGCTCGTAAGGTGCCGCGGGATCTGGTCGGCCTCATCCGGCGCGGGCTGCACCGGGAGGAGTTCACCTTCCCGCAGCTGGTGCAGGCGGCCGACATGTTCGGCATCCTGGCGGCGACGCTCACGGTCCGCCTGGTGACCGGGCGACCGGTGCCCTCGTCGGCGACGGTCGACGTCCACCGTCTCGCCATGCCGTCCGGCGAGCGGCTGTGGGATCGGCTCCGCCAACCGGTCGAGGTCGCCGGCCTGCTGCTCGCCATGACCCGCGGAGCCCGTCGCCGCCGCTGA